In the Ochrobactrum sp. Marseille-Q0166 genome, one interval contains:
- a CDS encoding histidine kinase dimerization/phosphoacceptor domain -containing protein — translation MSPDSQLDQTACDREPIHIPGSIQPHGLLLIAELESRCIIGGAGQLEACFGEAWPGQKLDELLQFDVSTRIEEAPQADEIILGKLIVGDQTFDLLGHIVNKYLLVEIEPALNSFITPEQSLSRLEAAAAQFEAAPDLSTLFQKAVVAFRKLTGFDRVMIYQFLEDASGVVVAEDGNGKYPPFLNHHFPASDIPKQARALYLRNRVRVIPDSSYVPAPLRWYGEQPQQPLDLSDVALRSVSPIHLQYLQNMGVGASASVSIIKDGVLWGLIACHNMAPIAMPFAMRAAARALAASLARQMKSKDEAENARERLRLRSHEDRLLEALLINAPLEDRLAETADNLRQMMIADGFAVISNGELAVRSGASPDISDLRKILNLIDNSFKDGLFHSHEMGRHKDLPQHLVPIASGIAVLKLHLDEDVFLIWSRAEKVQIVEWAGNPHKDMSGSISTPLTPRASFKAWSQEVHGRSRYWNFNKIDAMHRIGRVIHEAHQRRRIDRLNRELQRTLDQQDKLLEQKDFLMKEINHRVQNSLQLVSAFLGMQMRETEDPLITQYLTDARSRIAAVALVHRRLYSDSYVGSIDLARYLDELSSELFQSMGEEWRSRHTSRLSHVLINADRAINIGLVYSELVTNANKYAYDGAPGPTSVSLDQHFNQARLIVADNGTGKTRSRIGFGSKMLKAIVLGLGGEMEEFDNDPGLKVVVTIPIELQTG, via the coding sequence ATGTCGCCAGACAGCCAACTTGATCAGACTGCCTGCGACCGTGAACCAATTCATATACCCGGTTCTATCCAACCTCATGGTTTGCTACTCATAGCAGAGCTGGAGAGCCGTTGTATTATCGGCGGGGCAGGTCAACTGGAAGCCTGTTTTGGCGAGGCATGGCCCGGCCAAAAACTTGATGAGCTATTGCAGTTTGATGTATCGACGCGGATAGAAGAAGCGCCGCAGGCCGATGAAATAATTTTGGGCAAACTGATCGTGGGTGATCAAACGTTTGACCTTCTTGGCCATATCGTAAACAAGTATTTGCTTGTCGAAATCGAGCCTGCATTAAATTCGTTTATTACACCCGAGCAGTCTCTCTCTCGACTAGAGGCAGCGGCCGCCCAATTTGAAGCAGCCCCCGACCTCAGCACGCTATTTCAAAAAGCTGTTGTGGCATTCCGAAAACTGACCGGCTTTGACCGGGTAATGATCTATCAGTTTCTCGAAGATGCTTCCGGCGTTGTTGTGGCTGAAGATGGCAATGGCAAGTACCCTCCCTTTCTAAACCACCACTTTCCTGCCAGCGACATTCCCAAGCAGGCAAGGGCTTTATATCTCCGCAACCGGGTACGTGTCATTCCAGACTCGTCCTATGTGCCCGCCCCACTGAGATGGTACGGGGAACAACCACAGCAGCCGCTGGATTTAAGCGATGTGGCCCTGCGAAGCGTGTCCCCCATACACCTGCAATATCTGCAGAATATGGGCGTTGGCGCCAGTGCATCAGTATCTATCATCAAGGATGGCGTACTTTGGGGCCTTATTGCTTGTCATAATATGGCACCAATCGCCATGCCGTTTGCCATGCGTGCTGCCGCGCGGGCTTTGGCCGCAAGCCTTGCCCGCCAGATGAAATCTAAAGACGAAGCAGAAAATGCCCGCGAACGGTTGCGGTTACGTTCCCACGAGGACCGATTGCTCGAGGCCCTCCTGATTAACGCCCCACTCGAAGACCGGCTTGCAGAAACCGCCGATAATCTGCGTCAGATGATGATTGCCGATGGTTTTGCCGTGATTTCCAATGGAGAACTTGCTGTACGATCCGGTGCGTCCCCCGATATTTCCGATCTGCGTAAAATCCTCAATCTCATCGACAACAGCTTCAAGGACGGGCTGTTCCATTCACATGAGATGGGCCGCCACAAAGATTTGCCACAACATCTCGTTCCAATCGCCAGCGGCATTGCCGTATTGAAATTGCACTTGGATGAGGATGTGTTTCTAATCTGGTCGCGAGCCGAAAAAGTACAGATTGTCGAATGGGCGGGCAATCCTCATAAGGATATGTCGGGGTCCATCTCAACGCCGCTTACCCCTCGCGCATCATTTAAGGCATGGTCGCAGGAAGTGCATGGACGCTCACGCTATTGGAATTTTAACAAGATCGACGCAATGCATCGGATTGGCCGCGTCATCCATGAAGCCCATCAGCGACGTCGGATCGACAGACTGAATCGGGAATTGCAACGTACTCTGGACCAGCAGGACAAGCTTCTGGAACAGAAAGATTTTCTGATGAAGGAAATCAACCACCGTGTCCAGAACAGCCTTCAGCTTGTGTCAGCCTTCCTTGGGATGCAGATGCGGGAAACCGAAGATCCGTTGATTACGCAATATCTGACGGATGCACGTAGTCGTATTGCCGCGGTAGCACTCGTACACCGGCGTCTTTATTCTGACAGCTATGTCGGCTCGATAGATCTTGCGCGATATCTGGATGAGCTCTCGAGCGAACTCTTCCAGTCAATGGGCGAGGAATGGCGCAGCCGCCATACCAGCAGGCTATCTCATGTCCTCATCAATGCCGATCGCGCAATCAATATTGGCTTGGTCTATTCCGAACTTGTCACCAATGCGAACAAATATGCTTATGACGGTGCGCCGGGACCGACAAGTGTTTCGCTCGACCAGCATTTCAATCAGGCGCGCCTGATTGTAGCTGATAATGGGACGGGCAAGACACGATCGCGCATTGGCTTTGGCAGCAAAATGCTCAAAGCCATTGTGTTGGGGCTTGGTGGAGAGATGGAAGAGTTTGACAACGATCCGGGACTCAAAGTCGTCGTCACTATACCGATTGAGCTTCAAACCGGCTAA
- a CDS encoding tyrosine-type recombinase/integrase, producing the protein MIYAALALIYLRDPSDAARRKGRAIVPINATLLAVLKEARTGAMTDYVVEWAGQPVKSLKKGIATAAEKAGLDGISARVFRHTAAVWMIEAGVPMEEVSQYLGHKNSAIPSRVYARYPPTHLRKAAEALDMGIYIVPSGTSEPAKENTN; encoded by the coding sequence ATGATCTACGCCGCTCTCGCCCTCATCTATCTGCGCGATCCAAGCGATGCGGCACGTCGAAAGGGACGAGCAATTGTGCCGATCAATGCAACGTTGCTGGCCGTCCTGAAAGAAGCCAGAACCGGCGCGATGACTGATTATGTGGTTGAGTGGGCCGGTCAGCCGGTAAAGAGCTTAAAGAAAGGAATCGCCACAGCCGCAGAGAAGGCTGGGCTTGATGGAATATCTGCTCGCGTTTTCCGGCACACTGCTGCCGTCTGGATGATCGAAGCTGGCGTTCCTATGGAAGAAGTATCTCAGTATCTGGGCCACAAAAATTCTGCTATACCCAGCCGCGTCTATGCTCGTTATCCGCCTACCCATTTGCGTAAAGCTGCTGAAGCTTTGGATATGGGGATATACATAGTTCCCTCTGGCACAAGTGAACCTGCCAAGGAGAACACAAACTGA
- a CDS encoding biliverdin-producing heme oxygenase has product MFQKVTSGRYWRLKAAADPYHSRVDMLCSDLSMFVSEASYRNYLQATFASHLLLESMLEKSHIEALLPQWSERRVKTDLENDISDLTESLPPDSLKFKRATEPVDLPTIIGTLYVLEASAIRVHDRAKEVAKLGFTKDFGARHLDRQIKNLRSWQQVLNLIDITPFDDDDEQRCTFAAIAAFGAFEYNYQKVFNNVARQPT; this is encoded by the coding sequence ATGTTCCAAAAAGTTACGTCGGGCCGGTATTGGCGATTAAAAGCAGCCGCTGATCCCTATCATAGCCGGGTCGATATGCTGTGCAGTGATCTGTCCATGTTTGTTTCGGAAGCTTCTTACAGAAATTATTTGCAAGCCACGTTTGCAAGCCACCTTTTGCTGGAATCGATGCTTGAGAAAAGTCACATCGAGGCTTTGCTGCCGCAATGGAGTGAGCGCAGGGTGAAGACCGATCTGGAAAACGATATTAGCGACCTCACAGAGAGCCTGCCGCCCGATTCATTAAAGTTCAAACGTGCAACTGAGCCGGTTGATCTTCCAACCATCATCGGGACGCTCTATGTGTTGGAAGCATCTGCCATTCGGGTGCATGACCGCGCCAAAGAAGTTGCTAAACTCGGTTTTACCAAAGATTTCGGTGCCCGGCATCTCGATCGCCAAATCAAGAATTTGCGTTCGTGGCAGCAAGTACTTAATCTGATTGATATAACGCCTTTTGATGACGATGACGAACAGCGCTGCACATTTGCAGCCATCGCAGCATTCGGTGCCTTTGAGTACAATTATCAAAAGGTTTTCAACAATGTCGCCAGACAGCCAACTTGA
- a CDS encoding CDP-alcohol phosphatidyltransferase family protein yields the protein MSVYQLKSRFQNLLRPLVVQLAAKGVTANQVTIAAALVSIALGAFLGLNGNAIWFALVPVWLFLRMALNAVDGMLAREHGQKSMLGAYLNEIGDVISDAALYAPFAIIAPFSALWIFAIIFIATLTEFAGVTAASLGSSRRYDGPMGKSDRAVVFGVLGAWIAIDGALPQWMFWLQPVLCTLLILTVVKRIRSGLIQPQ from the coding sequence ATGTCTGTTTATCAACTCAAGTCCCGTTTCCAGAACTTGTTGAGACCTCTTGTCGTGCAGCTTGCAGCAAAAGGCGTGACGGCCAATCAGGTCACGATTGCGGCTGCACTGGTTTCAATTGCTCTTGGCGCTTTTCTTGGGTTGAACGGGAATGCGATCTGGTTTGCGCTGGTGCCGGTCTGGCTTTTTCTGCGCATGGCGCTCAATGCGGTTGATGGTATGCTGGCACGCGAACATGGTCAGAAATCCATGCTGGGTGCCTATCTCAACGAGATCGGCGATGTGATTTCCGACGCGGCGCTCTATGCGCCTTTTGCGATCATCGCGCCGTTTTCGGCGCTGTGGATATTCGCGATTATCTTCATCGCTACATTGACGGAGTTTGCCGGAGTTACGGCAGCCTCGCTTGGTTCAAGCCGCCGCTATGACGGCCCGATGGGCAAGAGCGACCGCGCTGTGGTTTTTGGTGTGCTTGGTGCGTGGATCGCCATTGATGGTGCTCTGCCACAATGGATGTTCTGGTTGCAGCCCGTGCTGTGCACGCTTTTGATCCTCACCGTGGTTAAGCGCATCCGCAGCGGTTTAATTCAACCGCAATAG